CTTTTTCCTATCTCTGACAGAGGATTAACATGATGTACATGGATGATTCCTTCTCCAGCAGGTCCGTATTGTTTGACGAAATCTGTCTCACAAACTTTGCAGACCATGCCGTGCTCCTGCAGGCTGTCACGTCGCGCGTTCCGATCCCGCTCATACGAGTTGACTGAGATCGAGCGGACGGCACCTTCCACGTACGTTTTCGCTGTCGCTTTTCCGATTTCACCTGGAAGTGATCCATCCTGCCCTGCAACTGGTGTCAGACGTTGACCATCCTCGAAGAGTCGGCCGAAGTCAACTTCGACCAATCGAACAGTCCATTGACCAGCCCAACTAATGCCAGCATGCTCCATAGCCTCACGGATTACGTTGACCGTGGTGTACTCGACGTTGGTGACGTCCACACGCACACGATACTTATCAGGACGACCGGGCCAGGGCTCTCCGCCGTCAGGAGCGTATTGACCACCG
The Deinococcus sp. KSM4-11 DNA segment above includes these coding regions:
- a CDS encoding HNH endonuclease codes for the protein MTRIRLLIHRYDNEPDIRAVKERGYSDVFMRSKNDDFDFVAVVPTLKARTKTAVIADAIGGQYAPDGGEPWPGRPDKYRVRVDVTNVEYTTVNVIREAMEHAGISWAGQWTVRLVEVDFGRLFEDGQRLTPVAGQDGSLPGEIGKATAKTYVEGAVRSISVNSYERDRNARRDSLQEHGMVCKVCETDFVKQYGPAGEGIIHVHHVNPLSEIGKSYMVNPIKDLVPVCPNCHAVIHRRNPPFTIEEIRAMRETAKAATTPKASSTLSDD